In a single window of the Nicotiana tomentosiformis chromosome 8, ASM39032v3, whole genome shotgun sequence genome:
- the LOC138898238 gene encoding uncharacterized protein, producing the protein MKKKKDSERREPKREKNLVLKTNINDSSGEDGDMSYLTRRFQKMVRMNGGIQKRGNSSKPKKHDLCHKYGKPGHFIKECPLLKQDQYKNKFDKAAKRNPVPDKPYKITNVVENVVKQALVACGDSSSESEEENDHGDSSMMAVESEATEYDSIFALMAQYDGDEDDE; encoded by the coding sequence atgaagaagaagaaggacagtgaaagaagagaacccaaaagggagaagaacctggtcctcaagacaAACATTAATGATTCGAGTGGTGAGGATGGTGATATGTCTTACTTGACAAGAAGATTCCAGAAGATGGTTCGCATGAATGGAGGCATTCAAAAAAGGGGAAACTCTAGCAAGCCAAAAAAGCATGACCTCTGCCATAAATATGGCAAGCCAGGACACTTCATCAAGGAGTGCCCTCTCTTAAAGCAAGATCAATACAAAAACAAATTTGACAAAGcagccaagaggaacccggttcctgataAACCCTACAAGATAACGAATGTCGTTGAAAATGTTGTAAAGCAAGCTCTTGTTGCATGTGGAGACTCCTCCAGcgaatctgaagaagaaaatgatcatggtgatagttcaatgatggcagtggaaagtgaagcaactgagtatgactcaatctttgccttgatgGCTCAGTATGATGGTGATGAAGATGACGAATGA